The Geothrix sp. DNA segment GAGCCCCTGGCCCATCCCCAGGCTCCGGAGCTGCTGCGGGCGCTGCTGGACCTCGGCTATGAGGTGGCCCTGGAGACCGCGGGCAGTCACGATCTGGCCCCGGTGCCCCGCGAGGTGATCAAGATCGTGGACCGCAAGACCCCGGGGAGCGGCGAAGGCCACCGCTGGCTCGAAGCCAACCTGGACCACATGGTGCCCGGCCAGGACGAGCTGAAGTTCGTGCTCTGCGATGAAGCCGACTACGCCTGGGCCAGGGCCTGGTGCGCCGAGCGCGCCGTCTGGGACCGCCTGGAAGTGCTGTTCAGCCCCGTCTGGGGAGGCCTCGACCCCGCCTGGCTCGCGAGGCAAGTCGTGGCCGATGGCCTGCCCGTGCGGGTCCAGGTGCAGCTGCACAAGGTCATCTGGGGGGCGCAGCAGAAGGGCGTCTGACGGATCCGAAGATTCGCGGGATCTCGAGGAACCACGCTGGTCACAGGAGGGGATCGGATCCGTCGCGTCGCCTTCACGGCGGATCGCTACTCTGTCCCGTCGCACGGGTCCCACGGCCCGGACTCCGGTCGAAACTGGGCCGGGTCCACTCTCCCTATTCCCTTCAATCATTCCCGCGAATCACCCCACGAGGCATGCGATGACTGGCGTGGATTCCCTGATCGTCCGGACGGCCACGGTCGAACCCATCCCCTCCCTGGAGACTGTTTCCACTGGCCTCGTGCCGGGGACGGCGGTGGGGCGATTGTTCCGGGTGTTCTCCGGCATCCTTCGGTACAACCGGCTGGCCGCACGGTGCGAGGCGCTCCACGGCGGACACCTCCCGTCGAGTGAGCTGCGGACCTTCCTGACGGGGTGGTCCAGCGAGGTGCTGCCCTTGCTGAACCTGGAGGTGCGGCGCCTGGGGAGGATCGAGCCCCTCCAGACTCCCGCCCTCTTCGTGGGCAACCACATGAGCTACCTGGATATCCCCCTGCTCATGAGCCAGGTTCCCGTGGTGTTCCTGGGCAAGCAGGAGATCGCCAAGTGGCCTGTCCTGGGGGCCGCGGGACGGCGCGCCGGCATGGTGTTCGTCAAGCGCGAATCGGATGGTTCCCGGCGCCAGGCCGTCCGGGCCATCGCCGAATGCCTGCAGGCCAGGGGTATGAGCCTGGGGCTCTTCCCCTCGGGCACGACCTCCCTGGATGAAGCCCGGCCCTGGCGCACCGGCGCCTTCCGGATTGCCAGGGAATTGGGCTTCCCCATCCAGCCCTTCCGGCTGACCTACGAGCCGATCGGGCGGGCCGCCTTCGTCGGCGAGGATCTCCTCCTGCCGCACCTGTACCGTCTGCTGCAGGCAGGGCGCATCTCGGCCCGGATCGAGTTCGGCGAGCCCAGGATGATCGGGGATCCGGAGGCCGATGCCCGCGAGCTGTGGGCCTGGAGCCGGGAGCTGGTCCTGGATTGAGGCCCGGCTCAGTCCGGGAGATGCCTGTGGACGGTCTTCACTTCGCCGTCGAACCGGGTGTGCAGGGTGTCGTCCTGGCTGTCGCGGAAGGTTTGTACGCTGCCGTGGCTGCGGGCGCGGTCCAGGGTCGCCAGGTCGAGGTCGGCGACGATCACTTGTTCCACATTGGCCGCCGCCTCGGTGGCGATGCCGTCCATGGGGAAGGCGAAGTCCGCCGGGCTGTAGATGCCGCTCTGGGCGTACTGGCTGGTGAGATCCGTCATCAGGGGCAGGCTCCCCACCATGCCGGCAGTGACCGTGAAGATCTGGTTCTCGATGGCCCGGGCGCGGGCGCAGGTCGTCACCCGGCAGGTGCCGCGCCGGTCGTCCGTCATGTAGGGGACCACGAGCAGCTCGACGCCGTGATGGTTGCAGAGGATCTTCACCAGCTCCGGGAACTGGACGTCGTAGCAGATGGCCACGGCGAACTTGCCGAAGTCGGTGTCGATGACCAGCAGGTCCCGTCCCGGAGAGAACTTCCAGATCTTCCGCTCGGCTGGGGTCAGGTGGAGCTTCGCCTGATGAAGCGGGTCGGCCCCGGGGAAGTACACGGAGGCCACGTTCAGCAGCCGGTCCCCCTCGAGGCGGGGCATGGTCCCGCCGACGATGATCCGCTCATAGTCCGTGGCCAGCCGCTTGAAGAGCCCGTCGAAGGCCTCTGCATGCTCGCCGGCGAGGTGCCGCATGGCCTCGGCGGGTTCGCCAGCGCCATTGTTGAGTCCCATGAGCTGCACCCCGAGCAGCTCGGGGAACACGATGAGATCCGCGTCGTAGTCATCGGCCACGTCCACGAAGGTCTCCACGTGGTCGGCGAATTCCTGGAAGCTGCTGATCGTCCGGAGGGCGTACTGGACCGCGCAGACCCGGATGGGGCGGGACATCACGGGTTTGGGGGCCGAGAAGCGCATCAGAGTTCCATGGAGATGAGGGCGGCACAGTCGGAGCTTTCGGGATCCGAGATGTAGTTCCGCAACAGCCCCCGGACCCGGAAACCCAGCCGCAGCTGCTTCGATAGCGTGGGGTCGTAGATGAGCCCCCGCTCCACCAGGGCCAGGTAGGCGTCCGGTGGAAGCAGGTCCGCCGCAAAGTGGTACCCGGGCATCCTGGCCCCAGCCACGAAGGAGCGGCAACCCAGGCGGAGGGCGAGTGCGATGCGCGCCGCATACAGGTGGTGGGCCAGCCCCATGCCCTGGAATTCCGGATCGACGGCCAGGTCCACTCCGTAGAAGGTGTCACCCTGCGGATCATGGGAGGCCAGAGATCCCCGCTCCGTGATCTCGGACCAGCGATGGGGCCGCAGTGCCCGCTCCGCCGACACCATCATGGATGTCGAATCGGCGATCAGGCGGCCCTGTCCATCCAGGATCGACAGCTGACCCTCGGGGAACACTTCGAAGTGCCGCAGCAGGGTCTGGGCGGGCCAGACGGCTTCGGGGCCGTGGGGTTCGGCATAGACCCGGCGCATGAGTTCGATGACGTCCGGGATGTCCTCCGGTCGGCGCGGCCGGAGGACCCACTCATCGGGAAGGGAACGGAGGATCGAGGTGGCTGCAATCAGGGCCGGCGTCATGGCCAATCCTTCCTGGGATTCCATTGCACCCTCTCGGTGAGCCGCGAGTGTGACCACGGCGTAAAAGGAACGGTCTGAGTGGGGTCACCCTGGTTCGTGGCGCCTCTGGCCAGGCGAGGAAACCAGGCGGATACGTTCGGAAGCGGACTGAAGCGGGTCAGAACGGTCTGGATGAGCCCTGATGGGACCAGTGCCGGGACCACCGCGAAAGCTGAAGGGCCAGCAGCTCGATGGCACCCCAGATCAGGGCCCCTCCCAGGGCCAGGATGGCGATCAGTCGGGTTCGCATGGACAGGGTTCGCATGGGATTCCTTCACAAGGTGGCCGGGTGCGGCACAGGTCCGCGGCGTTTGGCCAGACGGCGGGAGTGGAAGAAACCAGGAACTGCGGGCCGATGGCGGCAAGAGGCACTGAACGTCAATGTAATCCGCCGGATGCCGTGGCCATGTCGGCGGTGTGACGATTGCGTGAATCGGAACATTGAGTGGTGGTCCTGGCTCCGTGGCGGGCTATGCTTCGGGCTCTTCCTCCCCCTTCTCTGACCGTGCCCATGCTGCGCCTGCAACTCCTCGACGACCTTGCCAGGTGCATCGACACCGGTGGCGCCCACTTCGAGACGCGCACGCTGTGCGAGGTGACCTGCCAGGGCCAGCGCCTGCCCGTACAGGCGGTCATGGTGGGCAACCCGGACCTCCGCGTTCCCGCGGTGGGGTTCTTCGGTGGTGTCCATGGGCTGGAGCGGATCGGGGCGGAAGTGGTCCTGGCCTTCCTGCAGAATCTGGCCGGACGCCTGCGATGGGACACCACCTTGAATGCCCTGCTGGAGTCGGTTCGCATCGTGTTCGTGCCCCTGGTCAATCCGGGCGGCATCCTGACCGGAACGCGCGCGAATCCCAACGGCGTGGACCTGATGCGGAATGCGCCCGTGGATTCACTGGAGCGGGTTCCCTGGCTGATCGGCGGGCAACGCCTCAGCCCCAGGCTGCCCTGGTTCCGGGGTGAGCCGGACCAGCCCATGGAAGCGGAGAGCCGCGCCGTGTGCGAGGTCGTCACCAGCGAGCTGTTCACCCACTCCTTCTGCATCGCCGTGGATTGCCACTCGGGCTTCGGCATGGCCGACCGGATCTGGTTCCCCTATGCGCACACCCGGGTTCCCATCAGCCACCTCGCGGAGATGCACGCCCTCAAGGACCTGCTCCAGGAGACGCTCTGCAACTACCGGTACGTGTTCGAACCGCAGAGCGGGCAGTACCTCACCCACGGCGATCTCTGGGACCACCTTTACCTGGCCTCCCTGCAGCGGCCGGAACGGGTCTTCCTGCCCTTGACCCTGGAGATGGGCTCCTGGAGTTGGGTGAAGAAGAACCCCCGGCAGTTCTTCTCACTCCTGGGCAACTTCAATCCCCTGATCGAGCACCGCCAGCAGCGGGTGCTGAGGCGGCACGTCCCCTTGCTGGAATTCTTCGCACGGGCCGCCTGCAGCCATGACCGCTGGCAGCCGTCCGGCAGCGAACGGGCGCGGCACCGGGCGCTGGCCATGGCGCACTGGTACCCGGAGTTGGCAGGCGGAGAGGGGACATGAATACTTGGATTCTGCTCCGGGGGCTGACCCGTGAAAACCGGCACTGGGGGGCGTTTCCCGAGAGGCTCGCGAAGGCGCTTCCGGAAGCCCGCGTGGTCCTGCTGGAACTTCCGGGAAACGGAGAACGCAATGGCGAGGCCAGTCCCTGGACCATCACCGAGGCGGCGCAGCAGTGCCGGACCGACTTGAAGAAACTCGGCCTTCCACCCCCCTACCACCTGCTGGCGATGTCGCTGGGGGGGATGGTGGCCACGGCCTGGGCCGCCGGCCATCCGGAGGAGATTGCGGCCTGTGTCCTGGTCAACACCAGCTTCGGTTCCGTCAGTCCACTCCACCACCGCCTGCGCCCCCGGGCCTGGCCCACCCTGCTGCGGCTCCTGATCTCGGGTCGACCGGAGGCCCGCGAGCGCCACATCTTCCAGCTCACCACCTGCCTCGCGGCGGCCTCGGACGAGCTCATCCGGGAATGGACCGCCATCCGTCAATCGCGGCCTGTCCGCGTGGGCAATGCCTGGCGGCAGCTGATCGCCGCCGCGCGATTCCGACCACCCCAGGCGCCGCCGGTGCCCACCCTGGTATTGGCTGGAGGCGGAGACCGCCTGGTCGATCCACGGTGCTCGGCTGAGATCGCCCGTCGGTGGCGCTGTCCCCTGGTGATCCATCCGACGGCGGGGCACGACCTTCCCCTGGATGACGGGGGCTGGGTCGCCCGCCAGGTGGCGGAGTGGTGCCCGGCCAACGCCGAGCCGTGCTGATCCGGCCACGGATCCGCCAGGACCGTCAGGCGGGGCTGGGGATCGTCCGGGCTGGGGGCAGCCGGCGTTCGAGAAAGCAGGAACAGCCGGCCTCCCGCTTGGCCATCTTCTTGGCTCCGCTCGCTGCGGAAGCCACTTCATGGACATTGGCGTAGGCGCCAGGCTGGGCGCACACCACGCCCACGGACATGGTCACGAGAGGGTGGAATTCGAGCTGCCCCTTGCGGTCCTCAGAGGCATAACCTCCGGCTTCGATGTCCTCCTGATTGAAGAACGAGGACCGATCCGTCCCGAAGCGGCCGAGCAGGCCGTGGACCCTCTCCTCCCAGCCGACCTCCGGCAGGACCGTGATGAAGTCGTCCCCGCCCACATGCCCGATGAAATCGTCCGTTCCGGTGAACACGTCCTGGAGGAGCTTCCCGGTCCACTGGATCAGCTCATCCCCCCGCCGGTAGCCGTACACGTCGTTGTAGGGCTTGAAGTGATCCAGATCCCAGTAGCAGACCACGAAGGATTCCTGGGCATCCAGGCGCGCGTTGAGGTGGTCCTGGATGGGCACGTTGCCGGGCAGCTGAGTGAGCGGGTTGGCATAGCGGGCGGCGGCCAGCTGCATCTGGGTGATCTCCCGGATGAGATCGTGGCCAGAGCCCATGCCGATGTAGCGGCCGCTCCTGGTCAGGATGAAGCCGTGCAGGATGTGGCGTGGATCCGATTCCACCACCCGCTCGCTGAGGGCATGGATGGTGAGGTTCTGATCCACGACCAGGAAGTCCCGCTCCATGAACTGAGTGCAGGGCCGCTTGCCGTACAGCTCGGGGCTGTAGGGGCGCGACATCATGTCCGTGAAGGCGTAGCGGTTCAGGAGCCCCAGAGGAATGCCATCCAGGACGACCGGCAGGGACTGGAGCTCGGGCTGGCTGATGAAGCGGGCCAGGACCTCCTGGTTGCTGACCTCGGGGGAGACGGGAAGGGTCGGCACCAGCAGGCGTTCAGCCGTGGCCCGGCTGGAGGTCTCGAGCGTCCGGGACGCGGGCCTCTCCTTGCTGGGGCGCAGGCGGCGCACGAGGGAAGGGGACTGCCGGGAGTTGGGCTGGGGCGCGGGACGGCCGAGGAGGAAGCCCTGCCCGAAATCGATGCCCAGTTCCTGGATGACGGCCAGATCACCGTCCGTCTCGATGCCCTCGGCGATGACGCGAGCACCGGTCCGATTCGCCAGCTCATGGATGGATCTCAGGAAGTGGA contains these protein-coding regions:
- a CDS encoding radical SAM protein, producing MKFKVNEVFHSIQGEGARIGRPCLFIRLTGCPLRCVYCDTEYAFYDGTMRELDDLLTDVRQRLGPPGHGPNAPFVELTGGEPLAHPQAPELLRALLDLGYEVALETAGSHDLAPVPREVIKIVDRKTPGSGEGHRWLEANLDHMVPGQDELKFVLCDEADYAWARAWCAERAVWDRLEVLFSPVWGGLDPAWLARQVVADGLPVRVQVQLHKVIWGAQQKGV
- a CDS encoding lysophospholipid acyltransferase family protein produces the protein MTGVDSLIVRTATVEPIPSLETVSTGLVPGTAVGRLFRVFSGILRYNRLAARCEALHGGHLPSSELRTFLTGWSSEVLPLLNLEVRRLGRIEPLQTPALFVGNHMSYLDIPLLMSQVPVVFLGKQEIAKWPVLGAAGRRAGMVFVKRESDGSRRQAVRAIAECLQARGMSLGLFPSGTTSLDEARPWRTGAFRIARELGFPIQPFRLTYEPIGRAAFVGEDLLLPHLYRLLQAGRISARIEFGEPRMIGDPEADARELWAWSRELVLD
- a CDS encoding carbon-nitrogen hydrolase family protein produces the protein MRFSAPKPVMSRPIRVCAVQYALRTISSFQEFADHVETFVDVADDYDADLIVFPELLGVQLMGLNNGAGEPAEAMRHLAGEHAEAFDGLFKRLATDYERIIVGGTMPRLEGDRLLNVASVYFPGADPLHQAKLHLTPAERKIWKFSPGRDLLVIDTDFGKFAVAICYDVQFPELVKILCNHHGVELLVVPYMTDDRRGTCRVTTCARARAIENQIFTVTAGMVGSLPLMTDLTSQYAQSGIYSPADFAFPMDGIATEAAANVEQVIVADLDLATLDRARSHGSVQTFRDSQDDTLHTRFDGEVKTVHRHLPD
- a CDS encoding GNAT family N-acetyltransferase is translated as MTPALIAATSILRSLPDEWVLRPRRPEDIPDVIELMRRVYAEPHGPEAVWPAQTLLRHFEVFPEGQLSILDGQGRLIADSTSMMVSAERALRPHRWSEITERGSLASHDPQGDTFYGVDLAVDPEFQGMGLAHHLYAARIALALRLGCRSFVAGARMPGYHFAADLLPPDAYLALVERGLIYDPTLSKQLRLGFRVRGLLRNYISDPESSDCAALISMEL
- a CDS encoding M14 family zinc carboxypeptidase; amino-acid sequence: MLRLQLLDDLARCIDTGGAHFETRTLCEVTCQGQRLPVQAVMVGNPDLRVPAVGFFGGVHGLERIGAEVVLAFLQNLAGRLRWDTTLNALLESVRIVFVPLVNPGGILTGTRANPNGVDLMRNAPVDSLERVPWLIGGQRLSPRLPWFRGEPDQPMEAESRAVCEVVTSELFTHSFCIAVDCHSGFGMADRIWFPYAHTRVPISHLAEMHALKDLLQETLCNYRYVFEPQSGQYLTHGDLWDHLYLASLQRPERVFLPLTLEMGSWSWVKKNPRQFFSLLGNFNPLIEHRQQRVLRRHVPLLEFFARAACSHDRWQPSGSERARHRALAMAHWYPELAGGEGT
- a CDS encoding alpha/beta fold hydrolase, with protein sequence MNTWILLRGLTRENRHWGAFPERLAKALPEARVVLLELPGNGERNGEASPWTITEAAQQCRTDLKKLGLPPPYHLLAMSLGGMVATAWAAGHPEEIAACVLVNTSFGSVSPLHHRLRPRAWPTLLRLLISGRPEARERHIFQLTTCLAAASDELIREWTAIRQSRPVRVGNAWRQLIAAARFRPPQAPPVPTLVLAGGGDRLVDPRCSAEIARRWRCPLVIHPTAGHDLPLDDGGWVARQVAEWCPANAEPC
- a CDS encoding GGDEF domain-containing protein, which gives rise to MDQCTHADCDPAVEPTGYLAELRAILDRKALTPHFQPILDLRIGELYGFEGLIRGPSDSILHAPLNLLGAARQGGLLPELERSCIEAILGTWAKAPQHYRIFVNLSPSALLDAKGRATNGTHLVEQLGLLPGNVVIELTESQPTFEYGPLLEAAEYLRALGFTIALDDLGEGFSSLRLWSELRPEFIKVDKHFVQGVGSDPVKLHFLRSIHELANRTGARVIAEGIETDGDLAVIQELGIDFGQGFLLGRPAPQPNSRQSPSLVRRLRPSKERPASRTLETSSRATAERLLVPTLPVSPEVSNQEVLARFISQPELQSLPVVLDGIPLGLLNRYAFTDMMSRPYSPELYGKRPCTQFMERDFLVVDQNLTIHALSERVVESDPRHILHGFILTRSGRYIGMGSGHDLIREITQMQLAAARYANPLTQLPGNVPIQDHLNARLDAQESFVVCYWDLDHFKPYNDVYGYRRGDELIQWTGKLLQDVFTGTDDFIGHVGGDDFITVLPEVGWEERVHGLLGRFGTDRSSFFNQEDIEAGGYASEDRKGQLEFHPLVTMSVGVVCAQPGAYANVHEVASAASGAKKMAKREAGCSCFLERRLPPARTIPSPA